The following proteins are co-located in the Sporolituus thermophilus DSM 23256 genome:
- a CDS encoding YitT family protein: protein MRISWKQYAVVGLGGLISAVGINAFLVPHHFLSGGISGIAMILYFLFGWPIGLLIALLNIPLFIAAYRLLDKEYVVGALYGMVVFAGAVDATRFLATLNLVDDTVLAAIYGGVIGGIGSGLIFRVNGSGGGLDIIVAILKKYYAFNMGLAGFAINCVIMVVAAALFGLKPAMYTLISMFVSASLTDKVIEGFNRKKTVVIISDQSEAIAGAILQELGRGVTFLQGEGAFTRQNKQVIFVVVTLTQIAKIKFIVERCDPCAFMIVQDAAEVLGRGFTL, encoded by the coding sequence ATGCGCATTTCCTGGAAGCAATACGCCGTTGTCGGCCTGGGCGGACTGATTTCGGCCGTTGGCATCAACGCCTTTTTGGTCCCTCACCATTTCCTCAGCGGCGGTATCAGCGGCATCGCCATGATTTTGTACTTTCTTTTTGGTTGGCCGATCGGTCTTTTGATTGCTCTCCTCAATATCCCCTTGTTCATCGCCGCCTACCGGCTGCTGGATAAAGAGTATGTGGTCGGCGCTCTCTACGGCATGGTCGTTTTTGCCGGCGCCGTGGACGCCACCCGTTTCCTCGCCACCCTTAACCTGGTAGACGATACTGTGTTGGCTGCCATCTATGGCGGTGTCATCGGCGGCATCGGCTCCGGCCTCATCTTCCGGGTAAACGGCAGCGGTGGCGGTCTGGATATCATCGTGGCTATCCTCAAGAAATACTACGCCTTTAATATGGGGCTCGCCGGTTTTGCCATCAACTGCGTCATTATGGTAGTGGCCGCGGCGCTGTTTGGCCTTAAACCGGCCATGTATACTCTCATCTCCATGTTCGTGAGCGCTAGTCTAACGGACAAGGTTATCGAAGGGTTTAACCGCAAAAAAACGGTCGTTATCATTTCCGACCAAAGCGAAGCAATCGCCGGCGCTATTCTGCAGGAACTGGGCCGAGGGGTAACCTTCCTGCAAGGGGAAGGCGCTTTTACCCGGCAGAATAAGCAGGTTATCTTTGTTGTCGTCACGCTGACCCAGATTGCCAAAATCAAGTTTATTGTCGAGCGGTGCGATCCCTGCGCCTTCATGATCGTGCAAGATGCCGCCGAGGTACTGGGCCGGGGTTTTACGCTATAA